In the genome of Candoia aspera isolate rCanAsp1 chromosome 1, rCanAsp1.hap2, whole genome shotgun sequence, one region contains:
- the DYNLT1 gene encoding dynein light chain Tctex-type 1: MDELQSAEETAFVVDEVSNIIKEAIEGTIGGNAYLHSKVNQWTTAVVEQILSQLTKLGKPFKYVVTCVIMQKNGAGLHTANSCFWDNTADGACTVRWENKTMYCIVSAFGLAI; this comes from the exons ATGGATGAGCTCCAGTCTGCCGAGGAG actgCATTTGTTGTGGATGAAGTAAGCAACATTATAAAAGAG GCCATAGAAGGGACAATAGGTGGTAATGCGTATCTGCACAGCAAAGTGAACCAATGGACTACAGCTGTTGTGGAGCAGATTTTAAGTCAGCTGACAAAGCTGGGAAAACCATTCAAGTATGTTG TGACCTGTGTGATTATGCAAAAAAATGGTGCTGGACTTCACACTGCAAACTCTTGCTTCTGGGACAATACTGCTGATG gAGCCTGCACTGTGAGATGGGAGAACAAGACCATGTACTGTATTGTTAGTGCCTTTGGACTTGCAATATAA